CTTCACCCGAAAATGGGCTTCATCGGACACTGGTGCGGCGGAGTTCTCGTCGATCCGATGTGGGTGCTGACCGCAGCCCACTGCATCCACAAGTAAGATGAACATGACCCCGGTTCGTTTTGAGTAACATGTGCAAAACACTGGTCGGTTGTGAATGAAACTTTGAGCGAATGATTTTGAAGATCAGGATTCGCAGTGAGTTTGGTTGTTTTGATTATCCGATACGAGGAATGAGTTTTGAATCTTTCTTATCGGAAAATTCAACGATATTACAGGGTGATAAACCTGACTTTGTTTGATACGAAATGCAAAGAAATTTCCTTTTGTTATTACTCTGAAAACTTATTTCCATATTTAATGTCTCTgaaaacgtataatataataggtCTAAACGATTTCTTGAAAAGTGCAATGTAATGgtgcatgttttttttatgcattGTCGCAATTGACAATTTGTGCAAATTCTATGAATTTGCCAAAAGTTACGAATATTCATGGAAAAAACTTCTCTGACAGACTACAACGACTATAAAATTGACATACAAACTTATGTTGTACACAGTTGATTTACTTATatgcgatttttttaaatcgctGAAAACTTTCTGCGTACGTTGTTCGAGACACAGAATTCGTTAATGGTCACCTTGGAGCGCTTTGTCGGATCAGAAAATTCACGTTGAATTCACGAATTGGTAAAAGGGTCAACTCGATgcgaaatttcaattaaatcgCGAAATGCTCGGCAGGCTTTAGTTGCCGCTTCGTTTGTCGCGTCGACAGCTATTTCCTCGCGCTGTTTCCAAGGAATTGGAAGCAGCACATAGAGAAGTGAAAAGTTTCTGAACTGCGACTTTGGTATTCGCTCTTCTTAACTCGATAACAAACGCGAAACTAAGTTCGTCAACGAGTATAAATGATGtgcacatatacgtatacgtatacatatacaagtTCTCCCCTCGTAGATCGGAATCATATACGCAAAGGCACACCATGCAGACGCATGAAATCAGAGGATTATAAGACATTTTCAATGCTGTTAGTACACTCACTATCTGTTAATTAGGCAGAGAGAACTCTTTGTCTACTTCGATGACTCTCTCCTCGCGATGCCGTCTTGCCATCGGGTTATATTGCAGTTTTTTCCTTCCCACTCGTTCTCGTtcgagtgaaaatgaaatgaagagATATTTCATTCTCTCTACGCGTAAATAGTTCACTCAACAGTCCGTTAACTCACAGCAATCAGCGATAACTAGGACAACACTTTTACCACGAACTAAGTACAGCTCTACGTGATTCACTTGCTGTACAGATTtctaataatttcaatttattcggTCCACAAAACGCTGCAGTCAATTCACAGATGAGCCGgcagaaggtaaaaaaaaaagtagagtaaaacAATGATATCTTGTGACCGcggaatttttcaagttaccTACGATTTTAGCAATAACATTGTCACATTCTCACTACAATTAAATACGTGATAAACTGACTCGCAAGTTAGTCAGTGATTAATCCTGcacgtatatttttcacaactgATTAAGTCAAATCAataatttcgacattttcaaaatctcaaaATCATTGTGTACTAGAATCATTATTTACAGAAATACAGAAAAACTGTCGTGGCAAAGTAGGAATAGTAACCTTATAATGTAACAACTCTATATAGGCCACTGTAACCATTGCAGGATTTTATGGGTTTgcaaaaaaaactaaaaaaaccAGATCATAAAATGTGTCACTTgtgtgaataaattaaaactttttgCCGTTCCACAATATTAAGCTCTATTAGTGAGAATAACTGAAACTTACGCTCATATTTCATTCTGTAGAAAAtagtcatttattttttgcgaaaaaaattaaaattacgaCAGATCATCGATGAAAATTCTCTATGTATGTTCTTCAAAATATCTGAACCTATCCTGGTTGCGtgagtcaaaaaaaaattataataatatctgACAATCAGTGCTatgtaaaaaatgtcaacATGTGTTCTTTCGAATCCCCCCGTCTTGATTGGAATCTTAACATTCACTGTACCCAGAAGCATACATTACTAGTCTTTTATCTGAAATTCTGTTAGGGTCCAGAAACTCAGAACTTTGATTATGATGTGTTATAGTTTTtcacaaaagtattttgacaaaGCATCCTATATCCCTTACTGATCTGCATTACGACGACCCACGAGATCTTGTTGTTGGGCATAATACTGATTTATCGATTATcagtgaaaaaacaattttctttgatTCCAGCGAACTCTTCAATTTGCCCGTTGGCGCCTTATGGACAGCGGTGGTTGGTGAATGGGAGCTGGACTCTAGGCGACGAGGATCTGCTCGGCTTCCGGTGGAAAGGGTCATCCAACACGAACGTTTCAACAACTACGTCCACGATATAGGTTAGTAAATCATCAGCCATGAGCCCATCACCTATATCATACCATCCGTGTGCACAGTGAGAGAAATTCCAATAGTCGTGATTACGCtacagtccttgactattttcatttttaaccatTAATCctgggtaaaaaataaaaatgagtttTGTAGCTGGAATCAGAGAATTCAGTATGCATGTCACTATGTTTGTTGATTTTGGTCACTCGTGGtagattttcttgtaaataTTGCGATGATTTGATTCTGGTGAaccaataaattgatgttaagaCCTTACTTGACTGAAAAGATGTAGTTAACTCAAACACGATAGATTTAATATTGCCACACAATCATAAGATGTGGTACATAGCGACAACTAGAGTCCCACCAAATGTCTGTACCACATATAccacattttcttgtaattccaGCAATATGTAAGCCGTCACTGTAACGTGATACCCATTCAGCTATAATTTTATCGTAATGATAACAAATATACATTTTGTGCAATTTATCTAAATTTACTTTGGTTATACAGCTCTCTTAAAGTTGGTCAGACCAGCCCCACTGTCATCCATGGTGCGGACAATCTGTCTGCCTGACAAGGACGTGAGGCTACAGGAGCAAGCTCACTGCGTTGCATCTGGCTGGGGTCGATCCGGTCCTTCACCAGCTCTTTCTACAGCTCTTCTGGAGGCCAGCGTCCCTCTGCTGGAGCTTGAAGACTGCGAAATAGCCTACGGACAGACCGTGCCAATCCGTGGTGGGCATCTTTGTGCTGGACATACCGATGGTTCGACTGGAAGTTGCGTGGTAATGGGGTTTTTACTTCCAATTAGCTCAGCTGTAAAAACTTGCCTATCTAAAATGAATAAGATCTTCACGAATTTGTACAGACTTTGAAGATTAGCAACAGTACAGTTGTTCGAATGTATTAAAAGTTAAATCAAACAAAGTGAGTAGCCCACGTAAATTATACGAACTTGACTCATTAAGAGTTTGGTTCGCATCATGCAGCGTAAACTGACATTCTAGTGTGTCTGAAACTTGCTTTACCAATATTTAAATTCTCAAAGATGTGTAAGGTGTACAGTCGAGCCATGGCAATTTCCAAACAAAAGAATTACGAAATGAAGACGGGACAAGTGCAACCGACAATGAGTTTAATCCATGTAAATGAGGTCAGGGTATTGTCTCCTACATacgaggaaacaaaaaaataacaaatttaaaCGCAAGAGCTCAGTTATCAATACCTTTCAATACCTTTGAACATTCGTTCGAGCATCATCAATCATAGccttgattgaaatttaaaaaagtttttcttagCTCTTTGATCGAATGAAAAGACATGAGGATGAAATCAATACAGATGAGACGTAATAAACTAATGCTTCAATTTCATGATGACAACAATTCATATCACGTGATTCGTATAGAATTAATCTACAAATAAAATGAGctattattaattgaaattgagtAATCTCTACGAATTTGGCACTAACAATAGGAGATCGATAGTTTAACCTGCC
This is a stretch of genomic DNA from Neodiprion fabricii isolate iyNeoFabr1 chromosome 2, iyNeoFabr1.1, whole genome shotgun sequence. It encodes these proteins:
- the LOC124175124 gene encoding chymotrypsin-like elastase family member 2A, giving the protein MNLRAFVATAHLVTLLHNGLGMMKLDKHEHEKCGRVASTQRQSRAANDSRTATATPSTTGRIFNGKPSKRGAWPWQVSLQLLHPKMGFIGHWCGGVLVDPMWVLTAAHCIHNELFNLPVGALWTAVVGEWELDSRRRGSARLPVERVIQHERFNNYVHDIALLKLVRPAPLSSMVRTICLPDKDVRLQEQAHCVASGWGRSGPSPALSTALLEASVPLLELEDCEIAYGQTVPIRGGHLCAGHTDGSTGSCVGDSGGPLQCRRANGDWELAGVTSFGSGCAQPGYPDVYTRVKHYVTWIRDTIRADRNS